One segment of Megachile rotundata isolate GNS110a chromosome 4, iyMegRotu1, whole genome shotgun sequence DNA contains the following:
- the CPR22 gene encoding cuticular protein 22, producing MCVLFRNTRRRLFALPSGSIYTTSAPRLDKHLPISDYCCTMYTSLVAVIALASCVSAAPADDVIPIVSQSQEGPNPDGSYKWSYESGNGIKAQEEGHLENAGSENEAMNAQGAFSYPSDDGQQISLTYVANADGFQPQGAHLPTTPEIPPLIQKALEWIAAHPSKDDQNQV from the exons ATGTGCGTCCTCTTCAGGAACACACGACGGAGGCTGTTCGCGTTGCCTTCAGGGAGTATATATACGACGAGCGCTCCGAGGCTTGATAAACACTTGCCCATCAGCGATTACTGTTGCACCATGTACACGTCACTG GTAGCCGTGATCGCATTAGCGAGCTGCGTATCAGCAGCGCCCGCAGACGACGTGATCCCAATCGTCAGTCAAAGCCAAGAAGGACCCAACCCAGACGGTTCGTACAAATGGAGCTACGAATCAGGAAACGGGATCAAGGCCCAGGAAGAGGGACACTTGGAGAACGCTGGCTCGGAGAACGAAGCCATGAACGCCCAGGGTGCGTTCAGTTATCCCAGCGACGATGGTCAACAGATCTCGTTGACGTACGTGGCGAACGCTGACGGTTTCCAACCCCAGGGTGCTCATTTACCGACCACACCCGAGATCCCGCCTCTCATCCAGAAAGCGTTGGAGTGGATAGCGGCGCATCCTAGTAAAGACGACCAAAATCAGGTCTAA